The following DNA comes from Notolabrus celidotus isolate fNotCel1 chromosome 12, fNotCel1.pri, whole genome shotgun sequence.
ACCAACAAGCATGTTACAACTAGCTTCATCCTTTACACTACATCTTACCTTGACAGATAGATGCCTGCCTGGCATCTTATTACAGGTGATATTAGAGCTGCTCCTACGAGAAGGTGCCCTCCGCCTTGCAGCACTGTCAGAGGGGGTTGGAGGTGAGGCCAGGGTTCCACCACTTCTTCCTCTGCTCGTCTTAAAGTGTTGGCTGCAGCTGACATTATACCTGCGGATCCCagtgcaaaattaaaaaaaaccctcggGTGAAGTCTCAATCTAGTTGTTGCATGATGTACGGTAGCATTTACAgaagtcatttttaaagttacagaATGTACGGCGTTAAGTAAATGTGAAGCTTAAGTTAATTATACCTCTTAGCACAAGTATTTGAACAGAATCTCTTTGATCCTCTGAACTGGCTGGCAGGGGCGaggcttgcacagtattcacacTTCAAcactgaggagagaaaagagatgaTAAAACCATGTCATATGTCTAGAAGTATCGCACTGACAAAGTCCCATCCAGActtgatttggtgcatgtcttGTCTCTATCTAAAGTTGTactatcaaatttaaaaaagcccccaaaataacaacaaaaaagctATTCCAACACTTACAGGGAGTCCCATTCTCTGAGCGACCAACCAGGGCAAAATCTCTGTCTTTGAGGAGTCCGGCAACCTGTCACATCAAATACAAGTCTGACATGAGGAActttcacacacataaacatgcaaAGCAAAGTATAGTTCAAAATAATGACTCGTGCCATCAAAAACAAAGCACACTTACAGGGAAAGGCTCAGCACCCTCCTGGATAACAAAGCCCTCGATGAGATGGGTAAGAACTTGGGGTTTGACTACCGCCTGAGGGACCGGcgctctgtctttgtctccatGCCCGCCTCTTAACAAGGGCAGAGGCAGGGACAaggtgggaggagaggagaaggcagCTGATGCGAGAGGAACTAGTGAGaatcaaaaagaaacagagaaaatacagAGATTCCAACCAGAGCTCCAGCTTTCAAATTCTGTTCCTCGTAATCTATGCTTGACTAACATACCTGAGTCCTTTGTTGGGGCAGGAGATAAAGGAGGAGCAGAGTCCTTCATGGGTGCAGAGGATTCTGTTGACATCTCATTTGAAGCATCACAGTCGGATTTTCGTTTCAGAGAACTGATGGCAGGCTTTATCTAACAGTGCATGGAGGAAAGCAGAAGGAAAAGTTACGACTCCTTGAACACTGATCCTGACATTCAAACAAAGGACTCTCAGAGATCTTACCATAGCACTGTTGTTGCAAATCATGTTAACATTCCCTCCAGCAGCACTCTCCTGGGTTGCGCTGCACCGTGCATGTGCCAGAGCTAAAACCTGTGCGTTCCCTGCTAAGCCCTGCCTCGCTCCTACAAGCTGCACGGGGATGTGGGGAGCATTGTGCCCCCCGGCTGCTGCCTGGCTGTTGCTTGGCGGTGCTGGGAGAATAGGAGGTGGGTGTCGAGGAGGCAGCTGCACAGGTAAGCGGTGTCCCTGAGCTGTCTTTGGCTGGATTGGCACAGGGCCTTTGTCTGCTGTAGTGCTAGCTTGTTGTAATGGCTGGACAACCAGAGTCTGAGTGTTTACGTTGGCTTTTGGGGTCACCGTGCTGATAGAGTAGCTCTGGGTGGTGGTGGGGACGTTTGAAGTGGGAACCAGGATCATgggggcagcagaggaggaCAATAGGAGTTGGGGGAGAGGGAGTGCTTGAGAGGAGTTAGAGGAAGGAGCTACAGATGCAGCAGGAGTAACAGTCATTGCAGCCTGATTTCCAGTCTTTACAGTCATTGTGTTGGCGGCAGATTGCTGTGTAAAGTTGCCTTTGGCcatttgttgttgctgctgctgggatTGCACTTGCTGCTGCTGACCTGCCTGGGCAAAAGTCTGCTGCTGTTGACTTAGAGTAAAGCTGGCGACATCTTTCCTCTCTGGATGCTCCGACTTGACAGAAACAACTCTGGGAGTGGAAGTGCAGTGTAGGGCCAGATTCTGCACCTGTCAGATTAGGATGAGAGAAGATTGTTCAGAAATGCATGATGAAAAAGAAGTCCACCCATAACATTCATGTCCTATGACATATACAGTACTTT
Coding sequences within:
- the phc1 gene encoding polyhomeotic-like protein 1 isoform X1, encoding MDAGEEQNTGTTTNNNNGNPQTSGNSRAPQIAHMSLYERQAVQALQALQRQPNAAQYFQQLMLQQQINSAQLHNLAAVQQATLAASRQSNTPSNSMSQATTTVNLSTTSTGGTTTNPRPHGPATSATTTAALNQSVLLGGNSAGQGQMYLRVNRSLRAPLASQLIFMPGGTATATVATVAQTQPQQQQQQHDIANTNASAQSENDQVQNLALHCTSTPRVVSVKSEHPERKDVASFTLSQQQQTFAQAGQQQQVQSQQQQQQMAKGNFTQQSAANTMTVKTGNQAAMTVTPAASVAPSSNSSQALPLPQLLLSSSAAPMILVPTSNVPTTTQSYSISTVTPKANVNTQTLVVQPLQQASTTADKGPVPIQPKTAQGHRLPVQLPPRHPPPILPAPPSNSQAAAGGHNAPHIPVQLVGARQGLAGNAQVLALAHARCSATQESAAGGNVNMICNNSAMIKPAISSLKRKSDCDASNEMSTESSAPMKDSAPPLSPAPTKDSVPLASAAFSSPPTLSLPLPLLRGGHGDKDRAPVPQAVVKPQVLTHLIEGFVIQEGAEPFPVAGLLKDRDFALVGRSENGTPLLKCEYCASLAPASQFRGSKRFCSNTCAKRYNVSCSQHFKTSRGRSGGTLASPPTPSDSAARRRAPSRRSSSNITCNKMPGRHLSVKCHSESSRSDDISSDGEEEEDDSPSLSPSSSHSCLRAGHSAPPSDSSAPGGLPLEGANFLSATPAQWSVEEVCRFISSLQGCEELAAQFLSQEIDGQALLLLREDHLISTMNIKLGPALKICASINTLRE
- the phc1 gene encoding polyhomeotic-like protein 1 isoform X2 — its product is MDAGEEQNTGTTTNNNNGNPQTSGNSRAPQIAHMSLYERQAVQALQALQRQPNAAQYFQQLMLQQQINSAQLHNLAAVQQATLAASRQSNTPSNSMSQATTTVNLSTTSTGGTTTNPRPHGPATSATTTAALNQSVLLGGNSAGQGQMYLRVNRSLRAPLASQLIFMPGGTATATVATVAQTQPQQQQQQHDIANTNASAQSENDQVQNLALHCTSTPRVVSVKSEHPERKDVASFTLSQQQQTFAQAGQQQQVQSQQQQQQMAKGNFTQQSAANTMTVKTGNQAAMTVTPAASVAPSSNSSQALPLPQLLLSSSAAPMILVPTSNVPTTTQSYSISTVTPKANVNTQTLVVQPLQQASTTADKGPVPIQPKTAQGHRLPVQLPPRHPPPILPAPPSNSQAAAGGHNAPHIPVQLVGARQGLAGNAQVLALAHARCSATQESAAGGNVNMICNNSAMIKPAISSLKRKSDCDASNEMSTESSAPMKDSAPPLSPAPTKDSAAFSSPPTLSLPLPLLRGGHGDKDRAPVPQAVVKPQVLTHLIEGFVIQEGAEPFPVAGLLKDRDFALVGRSENGTPLLKCEYCASLAPASQFRGSKRFCSNTCAKRYNVSCSQHFKTSRGRSGGTLASPPTPSDSAARRRAPSRRSSSNITCNKMPGRHLSVKCHSESSRSDDISSDGEEEEDDSPSLSPSSSHSCLRAGHSAPPSDSSAPGGLPLEGANFLSATPAQWSVEEVCRFISSLQGCEELAAQFLSQEIDGQALLLLREDHLISTMNIKLGPALKICASINTLRE